From a region of the Pochonia chlamydosporia 170 chromosome Unknown PCv3seq00015, whole genome shotgun sequence genome:
- a CDS encoding FunK1 protein kinase (similar to Trichophyton rubrum CBS 118892 XP_003233585.1): MDQGEKEPVEESAIWNELNAFRTSFNSICKGRSIICNPDILGQLGDTDLRRLSLNLLVALQNLPAINAVPSRTGPGTVESDVLRLLSAVTADNFDFNRVKRLLKEALTDKPRDTLIWELVSSAAVESTPPPRAMPSSTQQTPWSQNTSSFVNSSESRQNVDPVLKQELEHLYVGLPNFHEAFFGDMPELDVVSEAVFRKCTEGDNPLFKEGWSGWPARAKESDVLTWIDGLILKLEVFAGDRISTSPARRKLLAQPRTPLEGSTGKRSMDIGFVDSEITYKPDTTDSRYRWAHILVAGELKSNPKADIPSIAWIDLARYAREVLAAQDTRRFVLGFTLCGPLMRVWEFDRLGGIASEQFDINKEEGGLQFVTTILGFLRMNEEMLGFDPTIITAGGQKYIEIERNGQPERLILGEVMKRAPCIAGRATTCWKAHRKDDPHTPLVIKDSWQYTDRDEEGDLIQEATEKGAINVARYYHHETVRVRHSDDEIRNNVRKRLDVTKATNYRSGRAMLPSSTSALSISRKGRSSSSGVKRPSSETDAALPPSKRSCSASPTKPNPDALSNRIHRRVILRDYGKPIYKASSRAALLAALVGCIEGHESLHKAGFLHRDISINNLMMNENKENPSWRAFLIDLDLAIREHRDGASGAMGKTGTRAFMAIGALLGEQHSFMHDLESFFWVLFWICIHYNGPDDSRPVQRFEKWNYAETAELAELKKGQVSHEQDFIRTTSEYFTTLYTPLIPWVNKLRKVVFPNGRRWEKEDNRLYLRMKDVLHDAITDPAAASPSVATTP; encoded by the exons ATGGACCAGGGCGAAAAAGAGCCCGTTGAGGAAAGCGCTATCTGGAATGAACTCAATGCCTTCCGCACTTCGTTCAATTCGATTTGCAAAGGCAGAAGCATCATCTGTAACCCTGACATCCTTGGCCAGCTCGGCGATACAG ATCTTCGGCGGCTTTCACTCAATCTATTAGTTGCGCTGCAAAATCTTCCAGCGATCAATGCGGTTCCCTCCAGGACGGGACCCGGCACTGTTGAAAGTGATGTACTGAGACTCTTGTCCGCCGTGACGGCGGACAATTTCGACTTTAATCGTGTCAAAAGACTGTTAAAAGAAGCACTTACAGACAAGCCTCGAGATACACTAATATGGGAGCTTGTGTCAAGTGCCGCCGTCGAATCCACTCCGCCGCCTCGGGCGATGCCTTCGTCGACTCAACAAACGCCGTGGAGTCAGaacaccagcagctttgTGAACTCGTCGGAATCTCGCCAAAATGTGGATCCAGTCCTTAAACAGGAACTCGAACATCTCTACGTTGGACTTCCCAATTTCCATGAGGCTTTCTTTGGGGACATGCCGGAACTCGACGTGGTTTCGGAGGCGGTCTTCCGCAAGTGTACTGAAGGCGACAACCCACTTTTCAAGGAGGGCTGGAGTGGATGGCCAGCACGCGCCAAAGAGAGCGACGTGCTGACTTGGATTGACGGCTTAATCTTGAAGCTGGAAGTATTCGCGGGCGACCGCATTTCGACTTCGCCGGCTAGGCGAAAGCTCTTGGCGCAGCCGAGGACACCGCTGGAGGGCTCCACAGGCAAGCGCAGCATGGATATCGGCTTCGTTGACAGTGAGATCACATACAAACCTGACACTACGGATTCAAGGTATCGTTGGGCACACATTCTTGTTGCCGGTGAATTAAAAAGCAACCCAAAGGCCGACATCCCATCGATTGCATGGATTGATCTCGCCAGGTATGCGAGAGAGGTACTCGCCGCTCAAGATACCCGCCGCTTCGTCTTGGGTTTTACTCTCTGCGGGCCTCTTATGAGGGTATGGGAGTTCGACAGGCTCGGGGGGATCGCCTCCGAACAAttcgacatcaacaaggaggaaggTGGGCTACAGTTTGTGACTACAATTCTGGGGTTTCTACGGATGAACGAGGAGATGCTTGGATTTGATCCTACCATAATAACAGCCGGGGGCCAGAAATATATCGAGATTGAACGCAACGGTCAGCCAGAGCGTCTCATCCTTGGCGAGGTCATGAAGCGCGCACCATGCATCGCTGGCCGAGCGACAACTTGTTGGAAAGCTCATCGCAAAGATGACCCGCATACACCACTTGTCATAAAGGACTCGTGGCAGTACACCGACCGGGACGAAGAGGGCGATCTGATCCAAGAAGCGACTGAGAAAGGTGCAATTAACGTTGCCCGATACTATCACCACGAGACTGTCCGCGTCCGCCATTCTGATGACGAAATCCGAAATAATGTTCGAAAGAGACTAGACGTCACCAAAGCAACGAATTACCGCTCAGGGCGTGCGATGTTGCCGTCGAGTACCAGCGCGTTGAGTATTTCACGCAAAGGgcgaagcagcagctccgGGGTGAAGCGTCCATCAAGCGAAACTGATGCCGCTCTGCCACCGAGCAAGCGATCTTGTtcggcatctccaacaaaaCCCAACCCGGACGCGCTGTCAAATCGGATACATCGACGTGTCATTCTTCGAGACTATGGGAAGCCGATCTACAAGGCAAGCTCCCGTGCGGCCCTACTTGCTGCTCTAGTGGGCTGCATTGAAGGTCACGAATCCTTACACAAGGCTGGCTTCCTCCACAGAGACATCTCCATTAATAATCTCATGATGAATGAGAATAAGGAGAACCCTTCTTGGCGAGCCTTCTTGatcgaccttgaccttgctaTAAGGGAGcaccgagacggggcttcGGGAGCAATGGGAAAGACCGGTACTAGGGCGTTCATGGCCATCGGTGCATTACTGGGGGAACAGCATTCTTTCATGCACGATTTAGAGTCGTTTTTCTGGGTGCTCTTCTGGATATGCATACATTACAATGGGCCAGACGACAGCAGGCCTGTGCAGCGATTTGAAAAGTGGAATTACGCGGAGACGGCTGAGTTAgcagagttgaagaagggtcAGGTGTCCCATGAACAAGATTTCATTAGGACTACGAGCGAATACTTCACAACACTCTATACGCCGTTGATACCCTGGGTTAACAAGCTGCGCAAGGTGGTGTTTCCCAATGGCAGGAgatgggagaaggaggacAATCGGTTGTATTTGCGGATGAAGGATGTTCTCCACGATGCTATAACGGATCCCGCTGCGGCCAGCCCTTCAGTTGCGACGACGCCTTAA
- a CDS encoding ATP-dependent DNA helicase PIF1 (similar to Metarhizium robertsii ARSEF 23 XP_007826537.2) — protein MNLETGESFCSKCARFYIADDFQINKQGKRNKTCKRHTKKRVTSFDAWDDFIALLRNWKKPVREYTRANPDQNTTLNGNFTFCLDALPVNFGFLRVLSSAHGNESNTYFDRFPRSEVNTAMRELSDIIWKAGGFRFKHTGTNQNFAYTYHCSQDLMHARSYQSAVEAEKQRDGRSMARFPCKSKLNMRPCLQDRTLSLSIHHEWHTPYEDIELPPMVQGLINSRVSSKTPSEIYRELRDIPEARTVTRHQVYYLWQKANSEIWRRDADPLVSATMLLSEDHRYRDHHSIFTAGNVRALGFFASEPIMRVTKTTPQLVMDATYGTNSGGMELFAVLAEVEGTGVPLAYCLVELVKPQNPTDTKPSRADPGAMTRVIQQFLERLKGYGLNPGSFAIDKDPAEIGAVHAVWPGITIQLCYWHVKRAVSTKLNSSKGANVLSHYRPEEAQQLIPHLEICWGSIPIRRPVSHRYGRCDCPSKDESIEANGRLEPATKEERDTVLEIFCRHFNLHPLIPDLNGTYKSSSTLHRECAVEMYTWCKLRGYYRLWAYLYVNWYCKEQWKLWARAADPSQIPVVKTTMIAESHWRTLKHDYLHRFNRPRVDLVVWILTSRVLPDAVHRMRAISRGEFRIFKARWREAFKRQWRKESCKAVDPEKLREYHTDPVNWVCACKSFLLSRFLLCKHVVHCFESPGAEFFESVRRRTTYPFWKDEGLNLLPEYVPRVEIPQRLPENDSKELAFDSESDSGRDEDADDEPDVVPIEIKVEEFRKKMRDVMALFDEQVVKGSEKFIERFIASNEINCTLLEEVARFQNRRRMRLRALHSALLPVAAYPPKFCRTGARALFPLLCWHGMPQNDGEFCQSPDAEQLGKLLSSELIKGSRVWVKDYEGKWLSILAVWALQPWRHSPLHLRQWLYKGVAVMEWAGY, from the exons ATGAATCTCGAGACCGGGGAGAGTTTTTGCAGTAAATGCGCAAGATTCTATATCGCCGATGACTTCCAAATTAACAAACAGGGGAAGCGAAACAAAACTTGCAAGCGCCACACAAAAAAACGCGTCACGTCGTTCGACGCTTGGGATGATTTcattgctcttcttcggAATTGGAAGAAACCAGTACGTGAATACACACGCGCTAATCCG GACCAAAACACTACTCTGAATGGGAATTTTACGTTCTGCCTGGATGCTCTCCCGGTCAATTTCGGCTTTCTACGCGTTCTTAGCAGTGCCCACGGCAACGAGAGCAATACCTATTTTGACAGATTTCCCAGATCCGAGGTTAACACGGCAATGCGTGAACTGAGTGACATAATTTGGAAAGCAGGAGGATTTCGCTTCAAACACACGGGAACTAATCAAAATTTCGCGTATACCTATCACTGTTCGCAAGATCTGATGCACGCAAGAAGCTATCAATCCGCCGTTGAGGCAGAGAAGCAGCGGGATGGCCGCAGTATGGCGCGATTCCCGTGCAAGAGTAAGCTCAATATGCGGCCATGCTTGCAAGACCGAACCCTTAGCCTTTCAATTCACCACGAATGGCATACGCCGTATGAAGATATCGAACTGCCACCAATGGTGCAGGGACTAATTAACTCGCGCGTTTCAAGCAAGACGCCTTCAGAAATCTACCGCGAGCTTCGAGATATTCCAGAAGCGAGAACAGTAACAAGACATCAAGTCTATTATCTCTGGCAGAAGGCAAACTCGGAGATCTGGCGCCGAGATGCTGATCCTTTGGTGTCCGCGACGATGCTCCTTTCCGAGGACCATCGCTATCGCGACCACCATAGTATCTTTACCGCAGGAAATGTAAGGGCACTAGGTTTTTTTGCTTCTGAGCCTATTATGAGGGTTACTAAGACGACTCCTCAATTAGTGATGGATGCCACGTATGGAACCAACAGCGGTGGGATGGAGCTTTTTGCTGTTTTAGCCGAGGTCGAAGGCACCGGCGTTCCTCTCGCATACTGCCTCGTTGAACTGGTCAAGCCTCAGAATCCCACGGACACAAAACCATCCAGGGCAGACCCGGGAGCCATGACCCGCGTTATTCAACAGTTCCTAGAGCGACTGAAAGGCTATGGGCTCAATCCAGGGAGCTTCGCAATTGACAAAGATCCGGCGGAAATTGGGGCCGTTCATGCGGTATGGCCCGGCATCACGATTCAGCTTTGCTATTGGCATGTCAAGCGGGCTGTCAGCACGAAGCTGAATTCATCCAAAGGCGCAAACGTGCTGAGCCACTACCGTCCGGAAGAAGCGCAACAGTTAATTCCGCACCTCGAGATTTGCTGGGGCTCTATTCCTATCCGGCGACCGGTCAGCCATCGATACGGCAGGTGCGATTGTCCGTCAAAAGATGAAAGTATTGAAGCGAATGGGAGACTGGAACCAGCAACAAAAGAGGAGCGAGATACAGTTCTTGAAATATTCTGCCGCCATTTCAACCTCCATCCGCTGATCCCAGATCTCAATGGCACCTACAAATCCTCGAGTACGCTGCATCGAGAATGTGCGGTTGAGATGTATACGTGGTGTAAACTTCGTGGGTATTATCGTCTCTGGGCGTACCTGTACGTTAACTGGTATTGCAAGGAGCAGTGGAAGCTATGGGCGCGAGCGGCTGATCCCAGTCAAATCCCCGTAgtgaagacgacgatgattgCCGAGTCACATTGGCGAACGCTGAAGCATGACTATCTTCATCGATTCAACCGACCGCGCGTGGACCTAGTCGTGTGGATTTTGACATCCCGCGTCCTTCCTGATGCAGTTCATCGGATGAGAGCCATTTCGCGGGGCGAGTTTCGAATATTCAAAGCCCGGTGGCGGGAGGCATTCAAGAGGCAGTGGAGAAAGGAATCTTGCAAGGCCGTTGATCCAGAGAAGCTGAGGGAATACCATACCGATCCTGTCAATTGGGTGTGTGCTTGCAAGTCCTTTTTGCTTAGTCgcttccttctttgcaaGCATGTCGTGCATTGCTTTGAGTCACCGGGCGCAGAATTTTTTGAAAGTGTTCGTCGGCGAACGACGTACCCTTTCTGGAAAGACGAAGGACTAAATCTGTTGCCTGAATACGTGCCGCGAGTGGAAATACCTCAGCGACTCCCGGAGAACGATTCTAAAGAGTTGGCATTCGATTCCGAGAGTGATTCAGggcgagatgaggatgctgatgatgagccAGATGTGGTGCCCATCGAGAtcaaggttgaggagttCAGAAAAAAGATGAGGGATGTTATGGCACTTTTTGATGAGCAAGTGGTGAAAGGAAGTGAAAAGTTTATTGAACGATTTATAGCTTCAAACGAAATTAATTGTACTTTATTGGAGGAAGTTGCGCGTTTTCAAAATAGGCGGAGAAT GCGATTACGCGCACTTCACTCCGCACTACTTCCTGTTGCCGCATATCCTCCGAAGTTCTGCCGAACCGGGGCTCGGGCTCTGTTTCCCTTGCTGTGTTGGCATGGAATGCCTCAAAATGACGGAGAGTTTTGCCAGAGTCCTGATGCTGAACAATTAGGGAAGTTGCTGTCAAGCGAGCTTATCAAGGGAAGTCGCGTATGGGTGAAGGATTACGAAGGTAAATGGCTGAGCATATTGGCTGTCTGGGCACTCCAGCCTTGGCGACATAGTCCGCTCCATCTGCGACAATGGCTTTACAAGGGGGTTGCTGTGATGGAGTGGGCCGGTTACTAA
- a CDS encoding histone h1-like nucleoprotein HC2 domain-containing protein translates to MKISSAFVLTLLTGALAAPQALVKSESEKHDVDVTAMVLQGSRFTNAVEARFEEVGVTLDMRDVAADAVEGEEDIVARGAKKKAAAQKAAAQKAAAQKAKAQKAKAQKAKAQKAKAQKAKAQKAAAQKAKAQKAAAQKAKAQKAKAQKAAAQKAAAQKAAAQKAAAQKAKAQKAAAQKAAAQRG, encoded by the coding sequence ATGAAGATCTCATCCGCATTCGTCCTTACCCTCCTCACCGGCGCGCTGGCCGCGCCCCAGGCCCTGGTCAAATCCGAATCAGAGAAGCACGATGTTGACGTCACTGCTATGGTCCTCCAGGGCTCTCGCTTCACCAATGCAGTTGAAGCTAGATTTGAGGAAGTTGGCGTTACACTCGATATGCGCGATGTTGCTGCCGACGCTgtcgagggcgaggaggataTAGTGGCAAGGGgggccaagaagaaggcagcggcacagaaggcagcggcacagaaggcagcggcacagaaggcaaaggcacagaaggcaaaggcacagaaggcaaaggcacagaaggcaaaggcacagaaggcaaaggcacagaaggcagcggcacagaaggcaaaggcacagaaggcagcggcacagaaggcaaaggcacagaaggcaaaggcacagaaggcagcggcacagaaggcagcggcacagaaggcagcggcacagaaggcagcggcacagaaggcaaaggcacagaaggcagcggcacagaaggcagcggcaCAGAGAGGATAG